One stretch of Suricata suricatta isolate VVHF042 chromosome 13, meerkat_22Aug2017_6uvM2_HiC, whole genome shotgun sequence DNA includes these proteins:
- the ZNF79 gene encoding zinc finger protein 79 isoform X3, whose translation MNSQLEQREEGPWVLEGGGLRSTCPDWKLMSESPPEQDISENSFQDPSREMPPGESDPRNSELGKSFNLRPVLSPQQGVPTEVRPRKWGARAESFRENSDLTKPHRAKPYTCGECGKAFSYCSSLSQHQKSHTGEKPYACNECGKAFSQSSSLVQHQRIHTGEKPYKCRQCGRAFSQNANLTKHQRTHTGEKPYRCGACGKAFSDCSALVQHQRIHTGEKPYECGHCGKAFRHSANLTSHQRTHTGEKPYACRECGKAFSYCAAFIQHQRIHTGEKPYQCGACGKAFRQSANLTNHRRTHTGEKPYQCGACGKAFSQSTNLIIHQKTHTGEKPYKCNECGKFFSESSALIRHHIIHTGEKPYECSECGKAFNQSSSLSQHQRIHTGVKPYGCAQCGKAFRCSSAFIRHQRLHAGE comes from the coding sequence acTGGAAGCTTATGTCTGAATCACCACCTGAGCAAGACATTTCTGAAAATTCATTCCAAGACCCAAGCAGAGAGATGCCCCCTGGGGAGTCAGACCCCAGGAACAGTGAGCTGGGGAAGAGCTTCAACCTGAGACCAGTCCTGTCTCCACAACAAGGAGTTCCTACAGAAGTGAGACCCCGGAAATGGGGAGCACGTGCGGAGAGCTTCAGAGAGAACTCGGATCTCACGAAGCCTCACAGAGCCAAACCGTATACGTGCGGCGAGTGCGGCAAGGCCTTCAGTTACTGCTCCTCCCTGTCCCAGCACCAGAAGAGCCACACCGGCGAGAAGCCCTACGCGTGTAACGAATGCGGGAAGGCTTTCAGCCAGAGCTCCTCTCTCGTCCAGCACCAGAGGATCCACACCGGAGAGAAGCCTTACAAATGCCGCCAGTGTGGCAGGGCCTTCAGCCAGAACGCCAACCTCACCAAGCACCAGCGAACCCACACCGGGGAAAAGCCCTACAGGTGCGGCGCGTGCGGGAAGGCCTTCAGTGACTGCTCAGCCCTCGTCCAGCACCAGCGGatccacacgggcgagaagccctacGAGTGCGGCCACTGCGGGAAGGCCTTCCGCCACAGCGCCAACCTCACCAGCCACCAGAGGACGCACACGGGGGAGAAGCCGTACGCGTGCAGGGAATGCGGGAAGGCCTTCAGTTACTGCGCCGCCTTCATCCAGCACCAGAGGatccacacgggcgagaagccctacCAGTGCGGCGCGTGCGGGAAGGCCTTCCGCCAGAGCGCGAACCTCACCAACCACCGGAGGacgcacacgggcgagaagccgtACCAGTGCGGCGCGTGCGGGAAGGCCTTCAGCCAGAGCACGAACCTCATCATCCACCAGAAGACCCACACCGGGGAGAAGCCCTATAAATGTAACGAGTGTGGCAAGTTCTTCAGTGAGAGCTCAGCCCTTATCCGACATCACATCATTCACACGGGAGAAAAACCCTACGAGTGCAGCgagtgtgggaaggcctttaACCAGAGCTCCTCCCTAAGTCAGCACCAGAGAATTCACACGGGTGTGAAACCCTACGGATGTGCTCagtgtgggaaggccttcagGTGTAGTTCAGCGTTCATTAGACATCAGAGACTCCATGCTGGGGAGTAA
- the ZNF79 gene encoding zinc finger protein 79 isoform X4, producing the protein MSESPPEQDISENSFQDPSREMPPGESDPRNSELGKSFNLRPVLSPQQGVPTEVRPRKWGARAESFRENSDLTKPHRAKPYTCGECGKAFSYCSSLSQHQKSHTGEKPYACNECGKAFSQSSSLVQHQRIHTGEKPYKCRQCGRAFSQNANLTKHQRTHTGEKPYRCGACGKAFSDCSALVQHQRIHTGEKPYECGHCGKAFRHSANLTSHQRTHTGEKPYACRECGKAFSYCAAFIQHQRIHTGEKPYQCGACGKAFRQSANLTNHRRTHTGEKPYQCGACGKAFSQSTNLIIHQKTHTGEKPYKCNECGKFFSESSALIRHHIIHTGEKPYECSECGKAFNQSSSLSQHQRIHTGVKPYGCAQCGKAFRCSSAFIRHQRLHAGE; encoded by the coding sequence ATGTCTGAATCACCACCTGAGCAAGACATTTCTGAAAATTCATTCCAAGACCCAAGCAGAGAGATGCCCCCTGGGGAGTCAGACCCCAGGAACAGTGAGCTGGGGAAGAGCTTCAACCTGAGACCAGTCCTGTCTCCACAACAAGGAGTTCCTACAGAAGTGAGACCCCGGAAATGGGGAGCACGTGCGGAGAGCTTCAGAGAGAACTCGGATCTCACGAAGCCTCACAGAGCCAAACCGTATACGTGCGGCGAGTGCGGCAAGGCCTTCAGTTACTGCTCCTCCCTGTCCCAGCACCAGAAGAGCCACACCGGCGAGAAGCCCTACGCGTGTAACGAATGCGGGAAGGCTTTCAGCCAGAGCTCCTCTCTCGTCCAGCACCAGAGGATCCACACCGGAGAGAAGCCTTACAAATGCCGCCAGTGTGGCAGGGCCTTCAGCCAGAACGCCAACCTCACCAAGCACCAGCGAACCCACACCGGGGAAAAGCCCTACAGGTGCGGCGCGTGCGGGAAGGCCTTCAGTGACTGCTCAGCCCTCGTCCAGCACCAGCGGatccacacgggcgagaagccctacGAGTGCGGCCACTGCGGGAAGGCCTTCCGCCACAGCGCCAACCTCACCAGCCACCAGAGGACGCACACGGGGGAGAAGCCGTACGCGTGCAGGGAATGCGGGAAGGCCTTCAGTTACTGCGCCGCCTTCATCCAGCACCAGAGGatccacacgggcgagaagccctacCAGTGCGGCGCGTGCGGGAAGGCCTTCCGCCAGAGCGCGAACCTCACCAACCACCGGAGGacgcacacgggcgagaagccgtACCAGTGCGGCGCGTGCGGGAAGGCCTTCAGCCAGAGCACGAACCTCATCATCCACCAGAAGACCCACACCGGGGAGAAGCCCTATAAATGTAACGAGTGTGGCAAGTTCTTCAGTGAGAGCTCAGCCCTTATCCGACATCACATCATTCACACGGGAGAAAAACCCTACGAGTGCAGCgagtgtgggaaggcctttaACCAGAGCTCCTCCCTAAGTCAGCACCAGAGAATTCACACGGGTGTGAAACCCTACGGATGTGCTCagtgtgggaaggccttcagGTGTAGTTCAGCGTTCATTAGACATCAGAGACTCCATGCTGGGGAGTAA
- the RPL12 gene encoding 60S ribosomal protein L12: protein MPPKFDPNEIKVVYLRCTGGEVGATSALAPKIGPLGLSPKKVGDDIAKATGDWKGLRITVKLTIQNRQAQIEVVPSASALIIKALKEPPRDRKKQKNIKHSGNITFDEIINIARQMRHRSLARELSGTIKEILGTAQSVGCNVDGRHPHDIIDDINSGAVECPAS, encoded by the exons ATGCCGCCTAAGTTCGACCCCAACGAGATCAAAGTCG TGTACCTGAGGTGCACCGGCGGCGAGGTGGGGGCCACGTCCGCCCTGGCCCCGAAGATCGGCCCGCTGGGTCTG TCTCCAAAGAAGGTTGGTGATGACATCGCCAAGGCCACCGGTGATTGGAAGGGCCTGAGGATCACAGTGAAACTGACCATTCAGAACAGACAGGCCCAG ATTGAAGTGGtaccttctgcctctgccttgATTATCAAAGCGCTCAAAGAGCCGccgagagacagaaagaagcagaaaaaca TTAAGCACAGTGGAAATATCACTTTTGATGAGATTATCAACATTGCCCGACAGATGCGGCACCGATCGTTAGCCAGAGAGCTCTCTG GGACCATTAAAGAGATTCTGGGGACCGCCCAGTCTGTGGGCTGCAATGTTGATGGCCGCCACCCTCATGACATCATAGATGACATCAACAGTGGTGCAGTGGAATGCCCAGCT agttaa